A segment of the Candidatus Doudnabacteria bacterium genome:
TCCACGATCTTTTGTTCAAAATCGCGCTTGCCTGCATCCTGATTTCTGCCTCTTGATTGTCTGCGCATATTAAAACTCCAATCCGGAAGCTCTTGCCGCTTCTGCTAATTCTTTCACGCGGCCATGGTACTGATATCCGCCGCGGTCAAACACGACTTTTTTAATTCCCAATTTTTGCGCTTTTTCTGCCGCCAATTTTCCGACTGCCGCTGCAATTTCCGATTTCTTGCCTTTCATTTTTACTTCAGTGCTGCTTGCTGCGGCCAAGGTCTTACCTGTTTCATCATCGATCAGCTGTACATAAATGTGAGACAACGAGCGAAAAACATTCAGTCGCGGTTTGCTTCCGCTGCCTGAAACTTTTGCCCGAACTCGGCGCTGTCTTAGTTTTCTCTGGGTTCGTCTGGAGTTCATATTATTTGCCTCCGCCGACGGCTTTGACGACCTTGCCCGCTTTGCGCCTGATAACTTCATCGCTGTATTTAATTCCTTTGCCTTTGTACGGTTCCGGCTCCCGCTGCGAACGCACCACAGCCGCAAACTGGCCGACTGCCTGGCGATCGGAGCCGGTAATGGTAATGATATTTTTTTCCACTTTTGCTTCCAGTCCTGTTGGCACTTCCATTTCGATAGGATGAGAATAGCCCAAATTAAGCACTAACTTTTTGCCTGAAATCGCGGCCTTGTATCCGACCCCGTTGATCTCCAAAATTTTGGTAAAACCGGTGGTGACGCCGGTGACCATGTTATTTATCAGTGAGCGGAACAGCCCCCACAAAGCGCGCTCGGATTTTTCATCCGGTTTTTTAACTGTGACAATTATCTCCGTGTCTTTGTGTTCAATCAAAACTTTCGGGTGAATGGTCAGCATTAATTCGCCCTTTGGTCCTTTGACCCTGAGGGTTTCATCTTTGATGTCCACAGTGACGCCTGCGGGAATGACTACTGGTTTTTTGCCTATTCTGCTCATAATTATTGCTTTAGCGAGGATGTTGAATAAAAAAGAATTCTGAGGCCGAAGTTGCTTTGTCGCAACGAGGCCGAGGACTTAGGTCTAAATTACTGCGACTAGCATAATTTAGACCGTCTTTTTTTTGCAACATCCGAGCGCCTCACCAAATCTGGCAGACAATCTCGCCGCCGACTTTGTTCGCCCGCGCTTCCTTGTCTGTCATTAATCCTTTTGAAGTTGAAACGATAGTGGTCCCGATGCCACCCATGACTTTGGGGATCTCAGTCCGGGTGGAGTAGATCCGCTGGCCGGGCTTGCTCACGCGCTTGATACCGGAAATAACCGGGGTACCTGTCTTGTCATACTTTAGTTCCAGCGACAGACTCTTTATCCCTTCGGTTTCTTTCACTTCCACGTTTTTGATATATCCTTCCGACTGCAAAACTTTCGCCAGACTGTGCTTGAAATTGGAATACGGCAAAACCACGTCTGATTTCTTTGCCATCAGGCCGTTGCGGATGCGGGTCAGCATGTCGGAAATTGTATCGCTCATTGTCATATATTTTTACCAGGAAGCCTTAAATACGCCGGGGATCTCGCCGTTTGAAGCCAGCTCGCGGAAACAAATGCGGCAAATATCAAAATCGCGCATGTAGCCGTGCTTTCGGCCGCAGCGCCAGCAGCGCCGCACGATCCGCGACGAATACTTCGCATTGGTGCGGGAACGGAACGATCTGATTGTCTGTGCTTTTGTAGCCATATATTTAGTCCTTTTGAAACGGGAATCCTAATGATTTTAACAATTCCAGTGCTTTCTTGTCATCATTGGTCGAAGTTTGGATGTTGACCTCAAGGCCAAAAACATATTCCAAATGCTCGCGCGTGGTTTCCGGAAAAACGATCTGTTCTTTGATCCCGACATTGTAATTCCCGTGGCCGTCGAATTTTTTCGGATTCAGGCCCCTAAAATCCCGCACACGGGGCAACGCCACATTTACGAACTTTTCCAAAAAATCATACATCCGGCGGCCCCGAAGCGTGACAGTCAGGCCGACGACCTGATTTTCGCGGATTTTAAATCCGGCTATGGATTTCTTAGCCAGCGTTTTGACCGGAGCCAGACCCGCAATGCGCTTAACATCCTCAATGATCGCCTCAAGCATCTTCGGGTCTTTTAGGGTCTTGCCCACGCCCACGTTCAGCACGACTTTCTCAACTTTGGGTACAGCCATAGGATTGGTCAATCCGAAAGCTTGCTTCAACGTTGGCACCGATTTTTCTTTGTAAATAGTCTTAAGACTCATATGATTATATTGCTTTTCCGCAATGCTTGCATTTGCGTAAATTTCCCTGCGCAGTTATTTCATGGCCGATCCTGGTCGGCTTGCCGCAATTCGGACATATCAGCATGACTTTGGAAACATTCAAAGGGGCGGGCAATTCCAAACGCTGGCCTTTCTCGCCCTGATTCTTCGGCCGGGAAAACCGGACGTGGATATTCAAGCCTTCCACAGACACTCTTTTGTCCTTTGGGAACACTTCCAAAACCTTGCCGGATTTGCCTCTTTCCTTGCCGGCCAGCACTTTTACCATATCGCCTTTTTTAATGCTCATCTTCTTCATATTACTTCCTCTGCCAATGAAATGATCTTGGTAAATCCGAGATCCCGAAGCTCGCGCGGAATAGGCCCGAAAATGCGCGTGCCGCGTGGTTCCGGATTGTCTTTATTCACCAATACTGCGGCATTATCGTCAAACCGGATGTAAGAACCGTCAGCGCGCCGGACTTCCTTATGCGTGCGGACGATAACAGCATAAACCTTGTCGCCTTTTTTCACCTGGCCTTTGGGGCTGGCGATCTTAACCGAAGCTGCGACCACGTCGCCTAGCCTTGCCCAGCGGCGGTGGTTTTTGCCGGACACGCCGAACACTGCGATCTCTCGAGCGCCTGTATTGTCCGCGACTTTTAATCTGGTTCTTAGCTGGATCATGGATCTAAATAATTAAACTTTGCTTAATACTTTCCAAAAGACCGTTTTGCTGTAAGGCTTTGACTCTTCAATTATAACCTTATCGCCTATGGCAAACTGCTCTTCCGCGTGCGCCGGGAATTTCTTAAAGACCTTGTAGCGTTTATGGTATTTCGGGTGGACCTTCACGCTCTCAACTTTCACGATCACCGTTTTGTTCATCTTGTTTGAGGTCACGATCCCCGTTAATTTTCGCTTGATGGCATCCATATTATTTGGCATTCATTAAGGTTAAAATTCGGGCAATGTCGCGCTTTACGGCTTTGAGCATATGGTTATTCTTCACTTCGCGCGAGTGCAGCTTGAAAGACAGGTCCCGCACCTGCTCCCGCAGGGTGGCTAGCGTTTTTACCAATTCAGCCTGGCCCATTACTTGTAATTCCTTGATCTTCATAAGATTATGCCTGATTCCTTAATACAAATTTAGTCTTGATTGGCAATTTATGAGAGGCCAACCGCATGGCTTCAGCCGCCTGATCTGACGTAACCCCATCCATCTCGAACATCACGCGCCCTTTTTGCACTACCGCCACAAAGTGATCCACCGCGCCTTTGCCGCCGCCCATGGGCGATTCGTTGCCGTGAGAAGTAATGGGTTTATCCGGAAAGATCCGGATCCAGATCTTGCCGCCGCGCTGAATATATCTGGTCATGGCTCGCCTAGCCGCTTCTATCTGGCGGCTGGTGACCCAGCTGTTTTCCATGGCTTTCAATCCAAAACTTCCAAATGCCACAAAGTTGCCGGACATGGATTTGCCGGAGGAGCGCCCTCTGTGATGCTTTCTGTGCTTAACTTTTTTCGGGATCAGCATAAATTATTCGCCTTTCAGCTTAAGCTTCTTGCCGTCAAAAACTTCGCCTTTATTGATCCAAACCTTCACGCCTATGGTGCCATAGGTGGTAAATGCCGTAACTCTGGCAAAATCAATATTGGCGCGCAAAGTATGCAGTGGCAATTTGCCTTTGAACAACCGTTCACTGCGGGCAATTTCCGCGCCGCCCAGTCTTCCCGCGCATTCTATCTTAACGCCCAAAGCCCCGGCTTCCATGACCTGCTCTATCGCGCCTTTCATGGCGCGGCGGAAGGCGATGCGCTTTTCGATCTGGTCCACGATATTCTGCGCCACAACCTGGGCCTGCAGATTCATGTCTTTGACTTCTTCAATATTGATCTTCATGTCCAATTTCTTCAGCTCCAGATTCTTCAGGATCTTTTTCTTCAGATCTTCAATGCCGGCCCCGCCTTTGCCGATGATCATGCCCGGCTTGGTGGTTTTCACTGTGACGATCAGGTTCTGGCCGAATCGCTCAATATCAATCCTGACCAAACCGGCGCGGCGCAATTCTTGCATCAGAAAAGCGCGGATCCGGGTATCCTGCTGGAGTTTCGCGGCAAAACCGGTCTTGGCCAGCCATTTGGATTTCCAAGTTTCGGTAATGTTCAGTCTTAAACTGTTGGCATTAACTTTCTGTCCCATATTATTCTCCGCTCTTTCTGTTAAATAACCGGCGCTTCAAAGACACTATATTCTGCTTGAGCTTTTCAGAAGGCCTCGGAGCCTGTTTGGCCTTGGTCTTTATAGCCTGTACTTCACCGGCTTTAGGCTGTTCTATCTGGCCTGTGTGCGGCTCTTTTACTTCCGGCGCTGCGGCCCTTGGCCTCAAAGAGAAAATTGACCGGGTTTGCTTGGATTTGGCCCGCTCGCGGGATTCCAAAACAACATTGATATGGCTGGTGCGCTTGCGCTCCACAAATGCCCGGCCCTGGGCTCTGGGTGCATAGCGTTTGAATACCGGGCCTTGGTCTATGGTCACGGCTTTTACGAATAAATTTTCTTTTTTCAGGTCAAAATTATGCACGGCATTGGCCACAGCTGAATTGATGGCTTTGGTCAGGGGCAAAGCGGCATTCTTGGAAGAAAACCGGAGCTGTTCTAAGGCCACATCCACAGGAGTCCTTCGGATAAGGTCCGCCACAAGTCGAAGCTTGCGCGGAGACACATGGATGTATCTGGCGAATGCTTTGACCTCTTTAACTTTTGATAAATCTTGTTTAGCCATAATTATTTCTTAGGAGCAGCAGCTGGTTCAGCTTTTGCAGCTTCCAATGACCGTTTTTTCCGCTTCCTGGGCCGCAATCGCCTCTTCTTTGGCCATGCGTCCGCCGTGTCTGACGAATTTGCGGCTTGGTGAAAACTCGCCTAATTTGTGCCCGACCATGTTTTCCGAACAATGCACGGTTATAAAATTCTTGCCGTTGTGAACAAGGAAAGTCAGGCCTACCATTTCGGGAAAAATAGTGGAGTCGCGCGACCAGGTCTTGATCTCAACTTTCTGCCCAGGCCGAACCTTCTGGATCTTCTCCAGAAGTTTAGGATCTATAAATGGTCCTTTTTTCAGTGATCGTGACATATATTAATTAGTAGATTTATTTGGATCAGGACCGCAAATGATATGTCCCGGGATACTCTGGGTTGTTCCGATCGGCACTTGTCCGGCAGGACATGGCCCGGGTGACGGGATCGGCGCTGGCGCTTCCGCACCAACTGGTGTTTGATCAGCAAGAGTAATTGTGGAAACAGCAATGGTTCCTTCTCCTTGCTGACAAGTGCTCATTTCTTGCAAAGTACCTTTAATATCCACCGCATCACCTGTTTTGAATCCGGCAAGATTGCCTGTCAAAGTGTATTGTTTGCCGTCATCGGTTTGGAACAATTGGCATTCAGCGCCACCTGCTATTAACTTCCCGCTGAAAGAAGTTCCATTGCCTGGCTGATTTCCAGGCCCAACAGGTGCCTGTTTGTTGCAAGCTGCGGCTATTAAAATAATAGCCGGGATCAGGATAATTAATTTTTTCAGCGATCGTGACATGTAATGCTTAATTTGGATTTAATTGTTCTTGTCAGGAGGACATGGCTTGCCCATGTTCGGATCACAAGGATTTAGGCCATTAAGGTTGTTCTGATTTGCTTGAGATTGAGTAAATTTGAAAGTGGAAATTATCTGTTTGAATTCAGCGATCTTATCATTATTTTTCCCGTCAAAAGTTATAAACCTTACTTCTATGGCAGCGCCGGTGCTGGACTGGAAAGTAACCTCATATGAGATCCCTCCTGTTGGAGAGGCTGTCACTACCGGGGATTCATAAGCCGTAATTCCATTTACTTTGGTCTTATTTGGTATGTTTGCGAAATTCTTGTTCAAAAGGAAATCCATCGTGGAATAAGCTGAAGAAAAAGCCGGAGCCTGGGTACTGCCAAACATGCTGACCACATTCTTTGAAACGCTGTAATTGGAAGGGTACATTATCTGAAATCCATATTGAGCGTTCGTATACGTCTGCCAATCAGCCATTGAAACCGTTGAAGGAGCCGGTTGTTGTGTTTGCTGATTTTGGGCAGGTTGAACAGCCGCTTGTTGGTTGCAGGCCGCGGCCACTAATATTATTGAAGCTGTAACTGCCAGGATCTTTTTCATATTATTTTTGTTTAATTTCTAATGTTTTAATTATATTGGTCATATCAATAAGCGCGGTGTTCAAACTTGCGCTGCCCTTCACGGGCAAACTGTTCACGTCCTTTGAATTATAAGCCATTGTCACTACCAAACCGGGAGGCTGATCATCTGTGTAATAATTGAAGTAGCCATTTCTGCTGTCCGTCAGATAAGAAAAATACCAAACAGTAGAACCATTGGTCGGAACATTACAGTAATCTTTTTTGTCAGCAGCGGCAACATACAGATCCGCTCGGGAATAGTCATCAAATGCCGGATTTTTTTCTGAAGTCCCGCAGGGAGGGCTTGGCTGTTCGGTCACAACAGCATCAGCGCTTGGCGCCCCCATGGCAATTTCCGCAAAACGACCTCCCTCAACACCGCTGGCTTGTGAAGCCTGAGTGTTAACATAAAGAATATAGTTTCCCTTGGTAATATTGACCGCTGCGGAATTTGAACCGGCCTGAGCGGCTGTCCATCCGGCAGGGATCGTGATTTTCATGAATTGATTTTCGTAAACCTGGCTCTGTGGCGGCGGAGGTGGAGTAGGCTGAACAGCCGCTTGTTTGTTGCAAGCCGCGGCAAGTAGCAAAATTCCGATTGTAGCTACAAAAATCTTTTTCATAAAATTATTTTTCCCGTCTCTTAACTATAAACTTATTAGATTTCTTTTTATCTCGTGTCTTTACGCCCAAAGCGTGTTTGCCCCACGGGGTTTTCGGGTATTTCAAACCGATAGGATTATGCCCTTCGCCCCCGCCGTGCGGGTGGTCTATCGGGTTCATGGCCTTGCCGCGGACCGAAGGCCGGACTCCCATGTGGCGGACTCTCCCTGCCTTGCCGATCCGCACATACATCCAGTCAGTGTTGGAAACCTGTCCGATCGTGGCGTACGATTTGACCGGTACTTTGCGAAGCTCGCTGGAAGGCAGTTTCAGAGTCGTGTAATCCGGCTCCTGGGCAGCGACGATTGCATATGTTCCGGCAGATCTGGCGAGCAAGCCTCCCTGCCCGCCCAAAATTTCCACATTATGGACATTAGTGCCGAGGGGGATGTGTTTGAGCATCATGCGGTTTCCCGGCTTGATCTCCGCGCGTTCGGAAGTCACCAGAACTTCGCCCATCTTTACTCCGTCAGGTGCGAGAATGTACCGTCTTTCGCCGTCGCGGTAAGCCAAAAGGGAAATGAACGCCGAACGGCCCGGATCGTATTCCAAAGTTTTGACGATTGCCGGAATATCCATCTTGTCGCGCTTAAAATCTATCAGGCGGTTTATCTGCTTATGCCCGCCGCCCTGGTGGCGGATAGTGATCTTACCCTGGTTGTTGCGACCCGCGGTGCGGGCGGCTGATCGCATCAAAGATTTCACGGGTTTGGAATTTTTGGTCAAAACCGAATAATCCGTCACGGAATGGATGCGGCGGCCGGGTGAAGTTGGTTTGTAAATCTTGATAGCCATATTATACTCCTTCGGATAATCCTGCTATCCGTTCTCCGCTCTTTAAAGTAACTATTGCTTTCTTCCAATCCTGGGTTCTTCCCACTGACTTGCCTTGGCGGCGGTTCTTGCCGGAAACATTTATCATATTGACCGCAGAGACATGCACGTCATATACAGCCTCAACCGCTTTTTTGACCTCTATCTTATTGGCGGTCTTGGCTACTTTGAAAACATATCGGCCGATGGAGGAAAACTGGTTGGTTTTTTCCGACAAATGATAACGATGCAGAATATGATGCGCACGACCCGTGTTTTCTTTCAAAACAGTCGGCGTTGAATCGGTCTTTCCTGCAACAGGTTCTTTGACCAAATCCAAAACATTGTCCTCTTTCGGGGCTTTCTTGCTGCCTTGTTTGCTTTTAAATCTGTCTAAGAGCGCCATATCATTAAACTTTTAAATACGTTTTCTCAATAATTGGCAACGCATCTTTCAAAACCAATACATCATGCTTCAAAAGATCCAAAACATTCAGCCGATCGGCGTATAGGACTTTCACATTTTCCAGATTTCGCGCAGCCCGTTCCAGGTCTTTATTATGCGTGGCCAGAACCAGCAAATATTTCTTGCCGAACTCGGCTTTGCCGGCAACAACCGCCAGTTTTGCCGCCAGTTCTTTCGATTTGGCGGTATTATCAAAACTTTCCACGATAACTAACTTATGCTCATTGACCTTGTCGGTCAAAACGCTGAACATTGCTTTTCTTTGGGCTGACTTGTTCATTTTCAAGGACCAATTGCGGGCGCTGGTCGGGCCAAAAGTGACTCCGCCGTGCCGCCAAATAGGCGAACGGACCGAGCCGGCTCTGGCGCGTCCGGTGCCTTTTTGCTTCCACGGCTTTTTGCCGGAACCGGCTACCTCGCCGCGGTTTTTCGTATGGGCGATCGACCGGCGGGCGTTATTTCTCTGCGTTCGCACAGCCGAGTGGACCAGATTACCGTCAATTTTTTCAATGCCAAAGATCTTCGGATTCAGGTCCAGTTCCGTTACTTTTTCGCCTGTTTGGTTGTAGACTGATGTTTTTGCCATATTAGTTCCTAATCAAATTAGGGCAATCAGTAAACACACCGTCTATCTGAAATTCTTTAAGCTTTTCAAATCTTTCCCGGTCATTTACTGTCCAGATGAAGATCTTTTTATTCAGCTTTTTCAGATACTCGATCGTGATCCTGTTGCAAAAAAACGATTTTGGATGAATGGAATAAAGCTGCAGAGTGCGGTCCAGCTTCGGAATGAGCGGAAGAAGAAAAAAATTCTCTCCCAGTATCAGCCCGAGTTTGATATTTTCATCCAAACTTCTGATCTTCTTCAGTATCGACGGATACTTGGAGGAAACCAGAACTTCAGAGGAAAAATTCTTAAGCAATTCTACGAGCTGGGTTTCAAAACCCGTCTCTTTAACTTCCAGGTTCAGCGCAACCTTCGCGACCCGAAGCAGTTCTTCCAAGGTTGCCGGCTGGTTGTGTTTGTTCAAAAAATTATGGCACAGAACGATCTGGCCGTCGGAATTGAGGCGCAAGTCGGTTTCAAGCATGTCCACTCCCAGCTCCTGCGCTTTTTGAAAAGAACGGATAGTATTCTCAGGTTCCAGGCTTGGCGCTCCTCTGTGTCCTATTATTAGCATAAATATTGAATTTTGATTTTAGTTTTTAACCTGTCGCGCATGATCGTCAACGTTGTTACTAACTCTGCGTCTGGATCCTGACTATACCGCCGTTTGCGCCCGGAACCGCTCCTTTCACTGCTATCAGATTTCTCTTGAGGTCCACATCCACGACTTCCAGATTGATGACTGTCCGCACGCCGCCCATGCGTCCGGCCATATGCAAACCTTTTCTGACATGCTGGGGAAACCTGCCGCCGATGGCGCCCACGGCTCTCGGATGGTCATGGCCGTGGGAAGCCGGCGCGCCTTTGAACCTGTAACGCTTGATCGGTCCTGCAAATCCCCGGCCTTTCATTTCTGCCGTAACTTTCACCTTGTCGCCGACGGCAAACGCGTCAACTTTTATCTCCTGGCCTTTTTCAAAACTGTCTTTTTCGGAAATTCTGAATTCCGCCAAAGTTTTAAATGCGCCCGCCTCTTTGCCGTGCCCTAGTTCTGCTTTGTTTGCGTTCTTCTTCTTGCCAAACCCAACCTGCACGGCCTGGTATTTGTCTTTATCCAAGGTTTTGACCTGCACGACTTTGACCGGTCCTGCCAAAAGAATGGTTACGGGCACGACCTTGCCGTCTTTCGTGAACATCTGCGACATATTCAGTTTTTCAGCGAGAATGAATTTGGACATAAATTTGGCTTAAAGAAAAACCATTCAGATCCCAGAAAGCTTCAGAAACCTGAATGGTTCTTCTTCGTTGGCGATTTCCGGGAGGATCTATCCAACATACACTATTATAATTTTTTACATTTTGATCTCTATATCCACTCCTGCCGGCAAATTCAGATTACTTAATGCATCAATTGTTTTCGGCGTAGGAGAAGCAATATCTATCAGGCGCTTATGAATGCGCATCTCAAACTGCTCGCGGGCATTCTTATGCACGAAGGTCGAGCGGTTCACGGTATACTTTGTCTTTTCAGTCGGAAGCGGAACAGGCCCGATGACCGCAGCGCCTGTTCGCTTGGCAGTTTCTACGATCTGCTTCGCGGACTGGTCTATCAGCTTATGGTCATAAGCCCGGATCTTGATCCTTATTCTGCCTTTATTCTCGTCAGTATCTTGCGCCATCTGGTTTGTAAATATTACTTAACGCTCTTGTTAAAATACACATTTTCGAAGGGTTTGTCAACACCGGAAGGGATGTTATTTGGTAAATTTAACACTGGCCAGAATATAGTTTAATATTTGATCGTTCGTGGAATTTTTAAATCTGTTATCATAAGAAATCGCCAAGTAATTGTTAGCTGAAAAAGGAATCGAGATAAGTTGTTCCTTCGCGTCCGAAATACTGGTCGCTTGCTTGCCGCCGACGGTCAATTGCGTAGGGTTCCCTAATTTGCTTAAATTTCCCGTACCATTACCAACACTAAGCGAAAATATACAAACCGCCGAGGCCAAATTCTGCGGGTCAAAACAAGATTTTGATTCACTGACCAGCTTTAATCCCGAAACAAAAAGTGGGGATGGCTGCATAATTTCCATTTGTAAGCTTGTCGGATACTTGAACTCAAATCCATATTGCGCATTGGTATAAGTTTTCCAACCTGCTGTCGGGTCAGTTGTGGGGGCAGGGGCTGGTGCAGGAGTTTGAGTTACCGGCTGCGGGGCGGGAGCGGGCTGAACAGCCGCCTGATTGTTGCAAGCCGCGGCGAGGAGCAAAACTGCTGATGTAATTACTAGAATCTTCTTCATAACTTCCAACCTAACCAAAGGACTACTTGGGGTTTCCTCAAGTAGTCCTTTATTTTTTACTTTGTGATCTTGAGCACTACGCCGGCTCCTACGGTGTGTCCGCCTTCGCGGATGGCGAAACGCATCTTCTCTTCCATGGCCACGGGTGTGATCAATTTAATTTTTAAGGTAACGGTGTCGCCCGGCATGACCATTTCCTGCCCTGCTGGCAGTTCAACTTCTCCGGTCACGTCAGTGGTTCGGATATAAAATTGGGGTTTGTAGCCTTTGAAGAAAGGAGTATGACGGCCGCCTTCTTCCTTGGTCAGAATGTAGACTTCAGCGTCAAATTCAGTGTGAGGGGTCACAGAACCCGGCTTGGCCAAAACTTGTCCGCGTTCAACATCTTCTTTCTTGGTGCCGCGGAGCAAAACCCCGGCATTGTCGCCGGCCCGGCCTTCTTCCAATTGCTTGTTGAACATTTCAATACCGGTCACAACCGTCTTTGTGGTCGGGCGGATGCCGACGATCTCAATTTCTTCGCCGATCTTGACTATGCCGCGTTCAATTCTTCCTGTGACCACAGTGCCGCGTCCTTCAATTGAAAAAATATCTTCTATCGGCATCAGATATGGCTTGTCGGTTTCTCGCACCGGTTCAGGGATATAAGTGTCCAATGCTTCTACCAATTTCAGAATTGAAGGCTCGCCGATCTCTGACTGGTCGCCTTCCAACGCTTTGAGCGCGGAACCGCGGATGATAGGAGTATCTTTTCCCGGAAAGCCGTATTTGGTCAAAAGGTCGCGAATTTCTTCTTCCACCAGATCAAGCAATTCCTTGTCATCCACCATATCCACTTTGTTCATATAAACCACGATGTAAGGAACGCCAACCTGCTTGGCAAGCAAAATATGTTCGCGGGTCTGAGGCATGGGACCGTCAGTTGCTGACACGACCAAGATCGCGCCGTCCATCTGGGCTGCACCCGTGATCATATTCTTGATGTAATCTGCGTGTCCCGGACAGTCCACGTGCGCATAGTGGCGCTTGTCTGATTCGTATTCAACGTGCGTGGTGTTGATGGTTATACCGCGCGCCTTTTCTTCCGGTGATTTATCAATATCATCATACGCGCGGGCCTTAGCCTTGCCGGTTTTGGCCAGCACGTTGGTGATTGCCGCAGTCAATGTAGTCTTGCCATGGTCAACGTGGCCAATGGTGCCGATGTTGATATGCGGTTTGGAACGGTCAAATTTCTCTGCCATACAAAATAGCCTTATTTTATTAAGGTTTAAGCGCTTATCATTCTGATCCTAAGCCAAGGATCTTTCGACCATGACACTTGGCCAAGTTCAGGATGAGGGCTCAAAACCTATATTTAATTATAGTCACTTGGAGATTATATAGGATTTGGAGGGCCTTAGCAAGTCCTCCAACCCTTGTGGATAAATACCCTAAATGATATGCTAGGAAACCATAAGGAGGACGTTTGTGATTGATCCTACTGAGGAGACCATCCTGGCGATCACCGTATATTTGAAAAGACAACGCGCTATCTTTGAAACAATGAGCCAAGGCCTGGATGAAAATGCAAACCTATTCAAGGAAACCCTTGCCCAGATAGATGAGGCCATCGCCCATCTGCAGGCTGGCGCTTTTTCTCGGACAATCAGTCTATTAGAGGAACAACGTCACATTACCTCGAAGATAAATTTAAACACGATCGAAAAAGATGAGGTCAACAGAGTAGTGTTTAAACTGCTGGACGAATGGCTCAGAGTTCTTAAAAAACAGATCCAGTCATAAGCTAAGTTTCTGGAATAATCGGGTCAAAAAGGAGGGCTTAATTGCCCAAGAACATACGACCGCGGGTGAACCGGCTGGCCCGAAACAAGCAAGACGACAAACTTAGCTTTGTGATCAAAGAGGTCGAAGAATATGTGAGAGCCAGGATCAAGTTGCATACAAAGGCAGCTCGGCGAAAAGGCGATAAGCTCTTGGCTCAAATTTTTCTGGTCCAAGACAAAAATGCCCTGAAATATTTGAACACGGGGCATCTGCCGAAAGTAGTTCAATTCCTGGCCGACGAACAGGAACTGTGCCGGGAGTTGG
Coding sequences within it:
- the rplR gene encoding 50S ribosomal protein L18 is translated as MNSRRTQRKLRQRRVRAKVSGSGSKPRLNVFRSLSHIYVQLIDDETGKTLAAASSTEVKMKGKKSEIAAAVGKLAAEKAQKLGIKKVVFDRGGYQYHGRVKELAEAARASGLEF
- the rplF gene encoding 50S ribosomal protein L6, with translation MSRIGKKPVVIPAGVTVDIKDETLRVKGPKGELMLTIHPKVLIEHKDTEIIVTVKKPDEKSERALWGLFRSLINNMVTGVTTGFTKILEINGVGYKAAISGKKLVLNLGYSHPIEMEVPTGLEAKVEKNIITITGSDRQAVGQFAAVVRSQREPEPYKGKGIKYSDEVIRRKAGKVVKAVGGGK
- the rpsH gene encoding 30S ribosomal protein S8 yields the protein MTMSDTISDMLTRIRNGLMAKKSDVVLPYSNFKHSLAKVLQSEGYIKNVEVKETEGIKSLSLELKYDKTGTPVISGIKRVSKPGQRIYSTRTEIPKVMGGIGTTIVSTSKGLMTDKEARANKVGGEIVCQIW
- a CDS encoding type Z 30S ribosomal protein S14; its protein translation is MATKAQTIRSFRSRTNAKYSSRIVRRCWRCGRKHGYMRDFDICRICFRELASNGEIPGVFKASW
- the rplE gene encoding 50S ribosomal protein L5, giving the protein MSLKTIYKEKSVPTLKQAFGLTNPMAVPKVEKVVLNVGVGKTLKDPKMLEAIIEDVKRIAGLAPVKTLAKKSIAGFKIRENQVVGLTVTLRGRRMYDFLEKFVNVALPRVRDFRGLNPKKFDGHGNYNVGIKEQIVFPETTREHLEYVFGLEVNIQTSTNDDKKALELLKSLGFPFQKD
- the rplX gene encoding 50S ribosomal protein L24, which gives rise to MKKMSIKKGDMVKVLAGKERGKSGKVLEVFPKDKRVSVEGLNIHVRFSRPKNQGEKGQRLELPAPLNVSKVMLICPNCGKPTRIGHEITAQGNLRKCKHCGKAI
- the rplN gene encoding 50S ribosomal protein L14, with translation MIQLRTRLKVADNTGAREIAVFGVSGKNHRRWARLGDVVAASVKIASPKGQVKKGDKVYAVIVRTHKEVRRADGSYIRFDDNAAVLVNKDNPEPRGTRIFGPIPRELRDLGFTKIISLAEEVI
- the rpsQ gene encoding 30S ribosomal protein S17; amino-acid sequence: MPNNMDAIKRKLTGIVTSNKMNKTVIVKVESVKVHPKYHKRYKVFKKFPAHAEEQFAIGDKVIIEESKPYSKTVFWKVLSKV
- the rpmC gene encoding 50S ribosomal protein L29 translates to MKIKELQVMGQAELVKTLATLREQVRDLSFKLHSREVKNNHMLKAVKRDIARILTLMNAK
- the rplP gene encoding 50S ribosomal protein L16: MLIPKKVKHRKHHRGRSSGKSMSGNFVAFGSFGLKAMENSWVTSRQIEAARRAMTRYIQRGGKIWIRIFPDKPITSHGNESPMGGGKGAVDHFVAVVQKGRVMFEMDGVTSDQAAEAMRLASHKLPIKTKFVLRNQA
- the rpsC gene encoding 30S ribosomal protein S3, with product MGQKVNANSLRLNITETWKSKWLAKTGFAAKLQQDTRIRAFLMQELRRAGLVRIDIERFGQNLIVTVKTTKPGMIIGKGGAGIEDLKKKILKNLELKKLDMKINIEEVKDMNLQAQVVAQNIVDQIEKRIAFRRAMKGAIEQVMEAGALGVKIECAGRLGGAEIARSERLFKGKLPLHTLRANIDFARVTAFTTYGTIGVKVWINKGEVFDGKKLKLKGE
- the rplV gene encoding 50S ribosomal protein L22, which gives rise to MAKQDLSKVKEVKAFARYIHVSPRKLRLVADLIRRTPVDVALEQLRFSSKNAALPLTKAINSAVANAVHNFDLKKENLFVKAVTIDQGPVFKRYAPRAQGRAFVERKRTSHINVVLESRERAKSKQTRSIFSLRPRAAAPEVKEPHTGQIEQPKAGEVQAIKTKAKQAPRPSEKLKQNIVSLKRRLFNRKSGE
- the rpsS gene encoding 30S ribosomal protein S19; translated protein: MSRSLKKGPFIDPKLLEKIQKVRPGQKVEIKTWSRDSTIFPEMVGLTFLVHNGKNFITVHCSENMVGHKLGEFSPSRKFVRHGGRMAKEEAIAAQEAEKTVIGSCKS